A section of the Ovis canadensis isolate MfBH-ARS-UI-01 breed Bighorn chromosome 1, ARS-UI_OviCan_v2, whole genome shotgun sequence genome encodes:
- the TIPARP gene encoding protein mono-ADP-ribosyltransferase TIPARP has protein sequence MEVETTEPEPDCVVQPPSPDEFSCPVRLSEKITPLKTCFKKKDQKRLGTGTLRSLRPILNTLLESGSLDGVFRSRNQSAEESSLHEPMVKKPLEINTSCPPTENSMSVLIPDGTNVGAQMPEAHPPTDAPEQVVPIQDHSFPPETISGTVADSTAGHFQTDLLHPVSSDVPASPDCIDKVMDYVPGVFQDNSFTIQYILDTSDKLSTELFQDKSEEASLDLVFELVNQLQYHTHQENGIEICMDFLQGICIYGRDCLKHHTILPYHWQIKRTTTQKWQSVSNDSQEHLERFYCNPENDRMRMKYGGQEFWADLNAMNVYETAEFDQLRRLSTPPSSNANSIYHTVWKFFCRDHFGWREYPESVIRLIEEANSRGLKEVRFMMWNNHYILHNSFFRREIKRRPLFRSCFILLPYLQTLGGVPTQAPPPLEATSSSQIICPDGVTSANFYPETWVYMHPSQDFIQVPVSAEDKSYRIIYNLFHKTVPEFKYRILQILRVQNQFLWEKYKRKKEYMNRKMFGRDRIINERHLFHGTSQDVVDGICKHNFDPRVCGKHATMFGQGSYFAKKASYSHNFSKKSSKGVHFMFLAKVLTGRYTMGSHGMRRPPPVNPGSVTSDLYDSCVDNFFEPQIFVIFNDDQSYPYFVIQYEEVSNTVSI, from the exons ATGGAAGTGGAAACCACTGAACCTGAGCCAGACTGTGTAGTGCAGCCTCCTTCTCCTGATGAATTTTCATGCCCAGTGAGACTCTCTGAGAAGATCACTCCGTTGAAGActtgttttaagaaaaaagatcAGAAGAGGTTGGGAACCGGAACCTTGAGGTCTTTGAGGCCAATATTAAACACTTTGTTAGAATCTGGCTCACTTGATGGGGTTTTTAGATCTAGAAACCAGAGTGCAGAAGAGAGCAGCTTACATGAACCTATGGTGAAGAAACCCTTGGAAATCAATACATCGTGTCCACCTACTGAAAACAGTATGTCTGTCCTGATTCCTGATGGGACAAATGTTGGGGCCCAGATGCCAGAAGCCCATCCTCCCACTGATGCTCCAGAGCAGGTGGTTCCAATCCAGGATCATAGCTTTCCACCAGAAACCATCAGTGGGACAGTGGCAGATTCTACAGCAGGGCACTTCCAGACTGACCTTTTGCACCCAGTTTCAAGTGATGTTCCTGCTAGTCCCGACTGCATAGACAAAGTCATGGATTATGTTCCAGGGGTTTTCCAAGATAACAGTTTTACAATCCAGTACATTTTGGACACCAGTGACAAGTTGAGTACCGAGCTCTTTCAGGACAAAAGTGAGGAGGCCTCCCTTGACCTTGTGTTTGAGCTGGTGAACCAGCTACAGTACCACACTCACCAAGAGAATGGAATTGAAATTTGCATGGACTTTTTGCAAGGCATTTGTATTTATGGCAGGGATTGTTTGAAGCACCACACGATCTTGCCATATCACTGGCAGATCAAGAGGACAACTACGCAAAAGTGGCAGAGTGTATCCAATGACTCCCAGGAACACTTGGAAAGATTTTACTGTAACccagaaaatgatagaatgagaaTGAAGTATGG AGGACAAGAATTTTGGGCAGATTTGAATGCCATGAATGTGTATGAAACAGCTGAATTTGACCAACTACGAAGGCTGTCCACACCACCCTCTAGCAATGCCAACTCTATTTACCACACAGTCTGGAAATTCTTCTGTAGGGACCACTTTGGATGGAGGGAGTATCCTGAG TCTGTTATTCGATTGATTGAAGAAGCCAACTCTCGAGGTTTGAAAGAAGTCCGATTTATGATGTGGAACAACCACTACATTCTCCACAACTCATTcttcagaagagaaataaaaaggagaCCCCTTTTCCGTTCATGTTTTATACTGCTTCCATATTTACA GACACTTGGTGGTGTTCCCACACAGGCTCCTCCACCTCTTGAAGCAACCTCCTCATCGCAGATCATCTGCCCAGATGGGGTCACCTCAGCAAACTTTTACCCTGAAACTTGGGTTTATATGCATCCTTCTCAGGACTTCATCCAAGTGCCTGTTTCTGCAGAGGACAAAAGTTACCGAATTATCTATAATCTTTTTCATAAGACTGTGCCTGAGTTTAAATATAGAATTTTGCAAATATTGAGAGTCCAAAATCAGTTTCtttgggaaaaatataaaag gaaaaaggaatatatgaacCGGAAAATGTTTGGCCGTGACAGAATAATAAATGAGAGACATTTATTTCATGGAACATCCCAGGATGTGGTAGATGGGATCTGCAAGCACAACTTTGATCCGCGAGTCTGTGGAAAGCATGCTACAATGTTTGGACAGGGCAGTTACTTTGCAAAGAAGGCAAGCTACTCTCATAACTTTTCTAAGAAGTCCTCCAAAGGAGTCCATTTCATGTTTCTGGCTAAAGTGCTAACTGGCAGATACACGATGGGCAGTCACGGCATGAGAAGGCCCCCTCCCGTCAACCCCGGCAGCGTCACCAGTGACCTGTATGACTCTTGTGTCGATAATTTCTTTGAGCCTcagatttttgtcatttttaatgatgaccaGAGTTACCCTTATTTTGTTATCCAATATGAAGAAGTCAGTAACACTGTTTCCATCTGA